One window of Salegentibacter sp. Hel_I_6 genomic DNA carries:
- a CDS encoding polysaccharide deacetylase family protein — protein sequence MNNGTLVISLDFELLWGVFDKVNWRDKTAYFERTRKLIPELLQLFHKYDIHCTWATVGMLFNENWDEWNANIPECLPDYENKNLSAYKYGKSIQSKETEKLCFAPNLVKLITESKGQELGSHTYSHYYCLEPGQDSLAFKSDLEKSSELASNHGVELKSLVFPRNQYNSDYLEICGKAGIEAVRTNPNNWYWKNTQKDSLIQKIFRTGDAYFGLLDKSYSSSQIQNFTKNITGQKASRLLRPYSGRKILNSLKTKRIYREMEYAAKMGQYYHLWWHPHNFGNNPNENLRELESILIFYRKLKNKYAMQSLNMNELKTDHFEIKS from the coding sequence ATGAATAATGGAACTTTAGTAATTTCCCTGGATTTTGAACTTTTGTGGGGGGTATTTGATAAAGTAAATTGGAGAGATAAGACAGCGTATTTTGAAAGAACTCGTAAACTCATTCCAGAACTCCTTCAGCTTTTTCACAAATACGATATTCATTGTACCTGGGCCACAGTAGGTATGCTTTTTAATGAAAACTGGGATGAGTGGAATGCAAATATTCCCGAATGTTTGCCAGACTATGAGAATAAAAATCTTTCTGCATATAAATACGGGAAGAGTATTCAATCTAAAGAAACTGAAAAATTGTGTTTTGCACCCAACCTGGTAAAACTTATTACTGAGTCTAAGGGCCAGGAATTGGGGTCACACACTTATTCACATTATTACTGCCTTGAGCCTGGGCAGGATTCTCTGGCATTCAAATCAGACTTAGAAAAGTCTTCGGAACTGGCTTCTAATCATGGAGTAGAATTGAAATCTTTGGTATTTCCCAGAAACCAATACAATTCAGATTACCTCGAGATCTGCGGAAAAGCAGGAATAGAAGCAGTTAGAACTAATCCTAATAATTGGTACTGGAAAAATACCCAGAAAGATAGCCTTATTCAAAAAATTTTTAGAACGGGAGATGCTTATTTCGGTCTTTTAGATAAATCCTATAGTTCTTCGCAGATCCAGAATTTCACTAAAAATATTACCGGCCAGAAAGCGAGTAGGCTACTAAGACCATACTCTGGAAGGAAAATCCTCAATAGCTTAAAAACCAAAAGGATTTACAGGGAAATGGAATACGCTGCAAAAATGGGGCAGTATTATCATTTATGGTGGCATCCCCATAATTTTGGGAATAACCCCAATGAAAATTTAAGAGAACTGGAGAGCATACTTATTTTTTATAGAAAACTAAAAAATAAGTATGCTATGCAATCCTTAAACATGAACGAATTAAAAACTGATCATTTTGAGATAAAATCTTAA
- a CDS encoding glycosyltransferase — MDFSTFKNNFEKRKVEEVTNQCSASSLLSVCVQTYNQAEYIEKCLDNILNQKTNFEFEILLGEDFSTDGTREICLKYARLFPDKIRLFLHHRENNISIASKPTGIFNSVYNLFSSNGQFIAYCDGDDMWTDKYKLQKQVDYLFANPDTSLTYHKVNLIDENDVPILKNEEISLSERDFSALELQRAYIQPPISTWCFRNLIQDIPVEFTKIFNGDNFWISLLGNYGKGKFLKEIEPSLYRIHSRAMWSSIERSIQLKSKFNTYILLSKYYKASSRLELSNYFKDRANAYAKMVFSNYIKAGRFIALFKFLRFYLKMISF; from the coding sequence ATGGACTTTAGTACATTTAAGAATAATTTTGAAAAAAGGAAAGTCGAGGAGGTAACAAACCAATGTAGCGCATCATCTTTACTAAGTGTTTGTGTACAAACCTATAATCAAGCTGAATACATTGAAAAGTGCCTAGATAATATACTCAACCAAAAAACCAATTTTGAATTTGAAATTTTATTAGGGGAAGATTTTTCTACAGATGGAACCAGAGAAATATGTTTAAAATATGCCAGGTTATTTCCTGATAAAATAAGGTTATTCCTACACCACAGAGAAAATAATATTAGTATAGCCTCTAAACCTACGGGGATTTTCAATTCTGTATATAACTTATTCTCCAGTAATGGGCAGTTTATAGCCTATTGCGATGGTGACGATATGTGGACCGACAAATATAAACTACAGAAACAAGTAGACTATTTATTTGCCAATCCTGACACTAGCTTAACCTACCACAAAGTAAACTTGATAGATGAAAATGATGTTCCAATTTTAAAAAATGAGGAAATTTCATTAAGCGAAAGGGATTTTAGTGCTTTAGAACTGCAGCGAGCATATATTCAACCGCCTATATCTACCTGGTGTTTTAGAAATTTAATTCAGGATATCCCTGTGGAATTCACGAAAATTTTTAATGGAGATAATTTTTGGATAAGTTTATTGGGAAATTACGGTAAAGGCAAGTTCTTAAAGGAAATTGAACCAAGTCTTTACCGCATACACTCCAGGGCAATGTGGAGTAGCATAGAAAGATCTATACAATTAAAATCTAAATTCAATACTTACATTCTTTTATCCAAATATTACAAAGCTTCTTCCCGGTTAGAACTCTCAAATTATTTTAAAGATCGCGCAAATGCCTATGCCAAAATGGTTTTCTCCAATTACATTAAAGCCGGAAGGTTTATAGCTCTTTTTAAATTCTTAAGATTTTATCTCAAAATGATCAGTTTTTAA